Below is a genomic region from Trichoderma asperellum chromosome 2, complete sequence.
GTCGGCCTCGGGTCCGACTTCTGGAATCAAGTCGCCGATTCGGATGTTGATAACGCCAAGGAAACCCtggtccttcttcttgaacttCTTTTGATCGAAAACCTGGACGGCCAGGATACTGCCCTCATCCACACGGCTGCAGAATTCAGcatttagtatataaactgCCCTGTTACGGTAGAAGGGAATGGTCGTACAAATCAAAGCTTTCGTTCCAATACGGGTTGAGCGTCTTCTTGCTCACCGTCGTCGTCTTGGTCTGCTCGCCGTTGATGGTCGCGACGGCAAAGGGGTCGGGGAAGCCtattgttgttattgtttaGCTGAAAGTTGGCAGACACAGAGGCATGATGCGAAGGAACAACCGAGAGGAAGGAGGGAGATACATACGGAAGACATCTCGTTTGTACAAGCCATCGGCGGCGATGACTATGACGATGCATGTTAATAACCCAAGCACCTTGTTAGACATGAGTGGTTTGAACAAAAAAACGCACTTGTTATACGGAGATTGGGTCGACTGCAAGACGTATGTTAGTCGAGAATTCCATTATAAATGACTGAACAGCCTACGGCCAGAGGggccgaagaaaaaaaaaatggcacgAGCGTGAATCTTACCCAGCATCGTTGTTTCGGTTCGCCATCTTGACGGGGTCGTTTGTGTGTATGCAGCGCTCTAGGCACGGCAACACCAGGCTTCCTCGAATGCACAACTGTCAACAGATTCGACACCTGCGCAAACCCTTTTCTTCGATGGCGTCCAGGGGTGGACGTTTAAGGAGGAAGTCGGCGCTGTAAGTGACGCCAAGCGACGATATGCTGCGGACTGAGCAAAGTTGGGGCTGTGCAGGCCAGACTCCCCGCTCTATGGCTGGGTGGCGGGCGCGGGATGGGAGCACGTGACAAGGCCTGCGCTCTGGCAGGCGGCGACAATTGCGAGACAGGACAGGAGGCGTGAGCAGCCGGcagcgggaaaaaaaacggCGGATGGGCAATGAATGGACTGGGCTGCGAcgatgatggaggagatggaatcCAGACGGGTTTGCAAAGGCGGGCTGACAAGTGGAATCCCCCTCTGCGCACAGCTCAGGCGGCTATGGGGCGCTGGCTGATGGCCGTTTGCTGGCGATTAGAGTGGGGAGGAGGGACGAGAAGCTGCTAGGCGGCCTCCTTTAGGGCCCTTGGGCTCTCTCTAGGGCGGTTCCTGTAGAAGGAAGAGGGCCCCGTGGCTTCTGTCAGTGAGAAGTCGTCCTCCTCATGTGGAGGATAGGCGGTATGCGCTTCCACTAACCTAGTAGTATACCTAGTGCACGGACTTGCAGTATGGAGTAACAAGCGTGGCTGCTTTTTCTCCTGGTCGGAGGCTGATTTGCTTCCCGGaagcagagagaaaagagtgCAATCCCTTGGGTACCTTACCCAGAACGcgcttttactttttctgtctctcgcACACTCACCACGGCGGAAGCCGGCAAACAGATGCCGTCGAAAGCTTGCCGCTACCAACTAGGCTGCTCCGCAGCGTTTGCTTGCTTCCACTGATGCTTCCCGTACAGTGTGTTGCCCCCGGACTGTGTTGGTATTAGCCAGTACATGCACCTGGATTTGTGCCTCAATCAAAAAGAGCCCGCGAGCATGGGGAGCGTAATACCACGCGCCGAGAGGCAAAGACCCGTGGCAAACACGCCCTACAGGTAGTACGTGCATAACAAGCCAACTGTAGGGCGCCCGACTCTACTGGCACTCGTGTGCGTGGAAGGACGACATGCGATTCATCGCGCCAGCATAGCCTCTGCCCgaggtacctactactactattgaTCTCTCAAGGTGCTCCATCTGCTAGCGTATTAAACTTCGAGATGATCTAATAAGACACGGCCAGTCTTGACTAATATCTGTCAAATCATTTCATTCGCCTCCAATGTCATCATTATCAACaaaaaacagaagaaggagaaaagaagaaaaaaaaaaaaaaaaaaaaagagggcagCACTTGGCATGATTACCAATAATCTACCTCTAGACGCAAACATGGTCGTCCAAATCGGCACATCTAACCAGAGATGAGAACTCAGTCCTCTTAGGGAACAGCTCTGCTCCATATTATGTACTAACTGCTCGGTGCTATTCTATGCCATACTATCACCAACGGCTCTCGTTCACTGTATTAtcgtgatttttttttaacgcTAAGATGTTGCTATTAATGGAATCTCCTTTTCGGGAACGGGGTGCTGGTGACCGTCGTCGTCCAATCCTACGTCAGATCGGACACTCCAAGCTTCCACGTAGCGGTATAAGTAGCAGGGGGTCGACATCTAGTCCTGCACATTTTTGATTGTAAATCTCCAACAAATATATGACGAATtgaagaaacaagaggctGTACAACAAGAAATacaacaaggaaaaggaaagaagccATTCGACGCGATGCATGAAATCCCACAAACGGTTTCTGTACTGTAAAACCGCCACTTGCGATGGAGGGGTCTCTTACAAATACAACAGGTCAATCTACCCCACGCCCTATTATCGACGACATCCGGCATTACTTTTACGCCCAAATTTTGCATCATAGATAGGTTGATCAATAGAGGGGCATTGCAGATCCTGCGCAACAGATTTGGAGCTACGTTCTGATGGCATTGAAATATACATTTCAAATACATCAGCTATGGCAACATCTTACAAATACGATCTGGCGTATAGATATGCCGCCTCACAGATATGTCTGAATCATTCTAAGAGTaacaaagaaaggaaatcaaTTTTACTTCCTCATCTAACACCCGATTTGCCATCTGGCGTCGATACCAAGGCCTAAAACTCCAGTTCCTTTCCCGTCTTGAAATTCCGGTATTATACACGCAATCTCATTGTCCCGTATCCGATCCTGTCTTTCTTGACTTGAACCTAGCAAGCTAGGTCATAGATAGTAAATTTCCATCATAGTAAAGCAAACACTAGTGTCTTTATCTTCCgtatattgttttttttttgtgttccGATCTCTCGCCGTAGTTCCACTCATGTCACTCTGCCCTTCTCCTCAATTATGTCAACCCATATGCCGGATATCTTTCGTCAATTGCGcagtaaaaaagaataggggggaaaaaattTCCACCATAAATctccaagaaaaaagaaaaagaaaaaaaaaagtgttgAAAAGAATCAAGTTCCGTTTAATCGCGAGAAATGATAAATCTCTCCTCAGTTCCAATACCAAAGAGACCATCACCCAATCCATTGCTCTGGGCAGATCGCATGTTTGGAGAAACACTTCCTTGGTCCTAGTAAGGGGCGTAACCTCGTCCACGGCCCCGGTAGCCGCCACGGTAACCGCCCCGGGGAGGGAATCCCCCGCGTCCATGGAAACCTCGTCCACCGCGGAaacctcctcttccacgaCCGCGGCTCATGCCAGGAATGTTGGTGCGCTTGGGCGTAACCTTGATGTTGCGTCCCTTGAAGACACTCTCGTTCAGGACGAGGGCCTGGGCCACCAAGCTGGGCTCGGTAAACTCGACATAGGCATAGCTAGAAGAAAGGTAAGGAGGTGTGTCATTAGCTTTGAATGTTTCCAAACTGGCAGAAAGGAACCCAGAAGGGAACGTATGAGGTATGCTTACCCCTTAGGCTGTCCGGTAAATTTGTCTAGAAGAATGGTGACTCGATTGATAGAGCCGCAGCTCTGGAAATGCGCCTGGACTTCCTCTGGAGAGGCCGAGTAATCGACGTTGCCCACGAAAATGCTTCGAGCGTCGACAGACTCTTTGTCATCGGCGAGATCAGCAGACTGCTGCTCCAGTATGGCCTGCATCTCACGCAGCTTCTTAgcttcctcttccatctctgcgACTCGGCGCTTCATCGCTTGGATCTCCTCCTAGCGGTCGGCGTGTCAGATCGATCAGGTAAGAGCTCTCATCTTGAGCGCGCGTAAAGCTAAACCCACCTCTTCACTAGCCGTAATCTCGTTTTCCGGCTCACGCTCCTCCTGAGGGATGCCTTCTGGCTTGTCTGCGTCCGACATTGTGCTTGACCGAATGAATCGACAGAGTCTCTGATGGGATAAAACTGCAAGCGAGGAAAGATTAGATTAAGCTCagagtaaaataaaagagctatTTCTTTGTTACAGCAACACAACAAAGGCTGAATGGAACGTaaagggcagaaaaaaaaaagctaggatGCGCCCCCCTTGCGCAGATTGGGAATAACGTTTTGAACTGAGCCTGAAGCGCGACCGCCTCAGGTTTCACGTTGGAAAAACTAATTGAAACGTCAAAAGCTACCAACCTGGATTAACTGGCTGCAGCGATATCGGACGCGACAGCAAGAGTTGTCTGCAATGGAAAACGAAGGGATGATTCTGCAAGGACAAAggtaagtaaaagaaattcGTGATGGACAATCGTCACTTGAGCCTCGAGACGCCGCGCTGCAGAACCGAAGTTTGCCCGCCCGCAAGGCTGCTGTCCGCGGTCCACTAATCAGCCCAAGTTACTGCCTAGCCTGCGCTTCAAGGCGCATGTGCCATTGCGGAGAGCGACCTACATAAAATGCTACCGCACAGGCATTAGCTTACTGAGATGGTAGTGCTTCGCAGCCACTGGTTGCATGTCGCTAGCACGGCTAAACCggtctccagcagcttcaggcTTCGTGAGGACGGAAATCggcatgctgctgttgatgagcATCTCCAGCTGGCATTTCTAGTAGCTGACAAGCGCCCCTCTCAATGCTTTTAGCACCTACTATTAATGCATTCCCAtcagtagcagtagtataaAAAACCAGCTGACGTCTTAGCgctgcatacatgcatgtatgttcCCTCTTTACTCTGAGACTTTATATAGCCGCCCCAGCCTTCTACTTGTGATTGACAATGACAGGCCTCATACGTGATACTTGATACTGACCATCCATCGTCGGCTTTGTTCCTCCTGtcgctttatataaactattatggCAGATCGCTCGTCCACCCCATTGCTCCAGTCTTACCATGGCGATGACAGCGATGAAGCGCCCGTCTGGCGCAGGCGCTCTCAGGAATCATCCTTCTGCCGACATTTACGACGATGCCGCAGGACAAGCCAGCGCTTCCTCGAGTCTCGCACAAAACATTTCGCCGTCATGGGTATTGTGGCACTGGATGTAGCTGCGCTGCTTGCAAATATCTTTATTCAGTTGATTGCCTGCGAGATGGATGAGAAGGATGAGCCCTGGGTGGAAGATGTAACCGAAAGTCTGGAAATCGCAGGTCTagtcttcagcagcctcttcctccttgaACTCGTTGCATGTTTGTTTGCCTTTGGTCCGCGGTAGGTTTTGTTTTCCCCTTTGCGCTGCTTGGGGCTATTTCTGACTCGTGTTGCGCGCAACAAAGCTTCCTTGCCTCTTGGTTTCATCTGTTCGACTCGGCAGTCATTGTTGCTAGTTTTGTGATAGATATATTTTCCAGAGGTCTTACCGAGTCTATTGGCTCTTTGATTGTTGTCCTCCGTCTATGGAGGTTGGCAAAGATATCCGAAGAGGTGGTATTGGGCGCTAcagagaggatggagatTCTGGAACAGCAGCTAGAGGACCTCGAAGCTGAAAATAGTAGATTACGAGCTCAGCTGGGCATCGAGTCCTCCAATCATTCGATCAATGAGTAAACTTAATACAGGGTGAAAAAATCGAGTTAATCTATTTATATACAATTGTTGCATTTAATATGTGCACTGTTAATGGCCTCCTAAAGCAAAATCTTTGTGTCCAGACATTGCAGAGCTGGTAGGCGAGCTCTGATTATGGTATTAGTACCTAGATTACTCCCATCCATTCCTTCTATTCGTGACAAACTCCAGATATGTATGACGAGAACCCTTCAACTCTGACACCATCAATGTGGATTCAACTGTtccaaaataaataaacagatggaaaagaaaaagaaaagaaaaaacgccCTTGATATCTATGCTACCTCCCTCCCATGTCCCGCAGTTGCCCTGTGTTCCCATCCGATGTATATGAAATATTGTGCCTGATTGACATGGTGATCGCTGGTAGAAAATGATacgaaataaaacaaaacaagaagatAGTGGTCATGTGTGTCGATTGCGTTTGGCTCCGTTACCGGCTGGGTCTTTGCTATCAAAACAGCCACCGAAAAAGTCGTCAAAGTCCATCTTTCGTTTCGCCCCTGCCCCCCGGCCAAGATGTGGCGAAGACCGAGGGCCGTTCCTTGAAGAACTTGATCCGAATTTAGAACTAAATGACGGCGGGAAAGCAGATACGTCCTGCGGTCGTGGGTCTGATAAGTCTAGGGTAGCGATGTTGGGATACGTTGAGTGGAAGGTGAAGGCTTCTTGTGTTGGTATGACAAAATGGGTCGGTTCTTCGTTCATAGGAGGCGCAGGGACGACAGCGGGAGGTGAGTGTGTTCGAGATTGGGTCGGAACCGATGTAGACGCTGATGGTTCAGCACTAGCCCGAGAAGCCTCGGGGGAGGTATTTCTTTCGCCCTTGTCGGTCTCGTCTTCGCTCTCAGTGCTCTGATGTCCTGCCTCTCGACCGTCGAGCCTCTCCGTAGCCCATCTTCTTATTCTCCAGCCCTCGCCGTCGTCCAAACCAATGCTTTGCTtgtcgaggaagaggaggaggtcgTCCAAGCAATCTTGGTATCCGTCTGCGCGAGCACGCGCCTCTGCTTTGGCAGATGTCTTGTAAAGCTTCGTCACGGATAGCGCCGCAGCCTTGAAAACGTCTAGCAGCTGTTCGGGTGACTCATACTGCATCGCCTGCTTTCCCAGGCCGCTGTAGGTTTTCGACGAGTCCATCTTCGTAAGAGATATTTGCTCTTGGGCAGTAGTAGGGCGAGAGAGCGCGTGTATGTGCTGTAGTCGACGTTTTCGTTAGTCAGCGTAACAGCAAACTAGGAGCTTTGTGTTCCTACCTTGGGGCGACAGAGAAGATCAGCCTTAGGGAGGGAGAATCCGCCACTGCCTGGTCTAGGGGGTCGCACGGCAGAGACAATGTCGTCGACCTCTTGCGAAAGAGGCTTCGAGCTATGAAGATGCAAAGCTCTCAAGGTGATGGAAGAAAGCTCCTGTGATAGACCTCAAATGGGATCAAAGCGATGGAGGGGAAAGTCCTGGCAGTATGTTCCGTAGCGGCAAACTTCTAGGTCAGCAGGTTAGAAAGGCGGGCGAAGGCGGTAGAACTGCACGTGGGGTGATGGGTCGCTACCCTGGTCTTTTACACGTGACTTTGCGACTCGGTAGCTCTAGGTTTTGGCGTCAAGGACAAGTATGAGGGACAAGTTGAGTTTGAGGGCGTAGCAATTGATTTTACGGCATTTTTAATTAGAATCTCTGTGATTTGGCTGTGGCCAGCAAGGCGCGCGCGCAGAGGTAAGGGTAGCTCCTTGCAGGCCGCTGGCTGAGGCAATTCCATGGTTGTGCCATATTACTTCGTATACCTAGCACCTACCTACCTCCTAGTACCTAATTAGAGGCGCACCTGTAGCACACCCTGTAAGATTACGCTCCCGCAGCTGTCTGCATCTGTGCAGCGGGCGGAAAACGCCCCTGACCCGTGACGTCGTTCTCTATTCCCCTTCTGGACTCggacttttcttcttccattgTAGAATAAGTGGGGGAGGCCATATCGATTTTGCTCTCCAGCGTGGAGAGACAAGGGTGGGACCTGCACGCGCGCTAGGCCTAAAGTCGACAGCCTTTCAATGAGCACGTCGAGACTCTTGCCAGGCGCATTTCCAAAAAacatcttctccttgccgCCAGTAGAAGGGAGATAGATCCACGGCTTGAAAGCACCACCAAAACATCTCAAGAGGCCAGAGCCATCTCCTCAGTTACCAGAACTTCCCTGGGCCCCTTGGACTCCTGGTTACGGGCGCATCTGCAGCGCGTTTCGTGCACGCAAGTCGCGTAAAGAGGCTCCCCTCCGAGATTTTAGTCGCAATGGCTCCGCGACCTCGATCAAACGGCGTGGACACCGACGCGTCCATGTCCGACGCTCCAGAGCATCCCCATGCTGAGGAAATGGTAGCTTTATCTATTTATATGGCAGACTTGGCATTTTGTTCGATGTTATGGCTAACTTGATCGCAGGAGGTCGATGAGACTCCCGACTATACCGACTCCGATACCAACCCGAACACTACGGCTAGCAGCGTGGCTGGCGAACCCCTCACAGACGGCAGGAAGCGACGCACCGAGGCGAACCAACTGCGTCGAAGTATCTTTGGAAAGAAGCATGATCGCCTTGGAGAATCAAAGGTGTGCCTCCCCTCAGACAGTCTTTTACAAGGCGATGCCATTAAAATAGCACTCCATATTAACCTTTTTatcttgtttgtttcttcAAATAGGAAGATGACACAATTCGACGATTTCGTTACCTTCTCGGTCTTACCGACTTGTTCCGGCACTTTATCGAGACAAATCCCGATCCTAAGATCAGAGAAATCATGACCGAGATTGACCATCAGAatgctgaagctgctcgAGTAAAGAAAGGCGCTGGCAGAAAAGGAGGCGCTACAAGCGAGAGACGGCGACGaactgaagctgaagaagatgcagagcTCCTGAGCGACGAGAAGCATGGTGGATCCGCTGATACTGTGTTCAGAGAGTCACCTTCCTTTGTACAGGGAGTCATGAGAGACTACCAAGTTGCGGGTCTGAATTGGTTAATCTCGCTGCATGAGAACGGTATTTCGGGCATCTTGGCTGACGAAATGGGCCTGGGGAAAACACTACAAACCATTTCCTTTCTGGGTTATCTCCGCCACATCATGGGTATTACTGGACCCCATCTTGTGACAGTGCCCAAGTCAACGCTCGACAATTGGAAGCGAGAGTTTGCAAAGTGGACTCCAGAAGTCAATGTGCTTGTGCTCCAAGGTGCCAAAGATGAGCGTCATGAGCTCATAAACGAACGCCTCGTCGACGAAAAGTTTGACGTCTGCATTACTAGCTACGAAATGGTTTTGAGAGAAAAGGCGCATCTCAAGAAATTCGCTTGGGAGTACATCATCATTGATGAGGCACATCGCATTAAAAATGAAGAGTCATCTCTATCGCAGGTCATCCGACTCTTCAACTCCCGCAACAGACTTCTCATTACAGGTACACCTCTACAAAACAACTTGCACGAGCTCTGGGCTCTGCTCAACTTCCTCCTTCCTGATGTCTTTGGCGATGCCGATGCATTTGATCAGTGGTTTTCAGGACAAGACCAAGATCAAGACAAGGTCGTGCAGCAATTACATCGAGTCTTGCGTCCGTTCTTGCTCCGACGTGTCAAGAGTGATGTTGAAAAGAGTCTCTTACCAAAGAAGGAAGTCAATGTATACTTGGGCATGTCTGAAATGCAGGTCAAATGGTATCAAAAGATTTTGGAAAAGGATATCGATGCTGTTAATGGTGCtggaggaaagagagagtcTAAGACCAGACTTTTGAACATTGTGATGCAGCTACGAAAGTGCTGCAACCACCCCTACCTCTTTGAGGGCGCTGAGCCAGGTCCCCCATACACAACTGATGAACATTTAATTTACAATGCAGGCAAGATGAAGGTCTTGGACAAGCTGCTAGCACGACTTCAGAAGCAAGGCAGCAGAGTCCTGATCTTTTCTCAAATGAGTCGATTGCTTGATATCTTGGAAGATTATTGCGTTTTCAGGCAGTATAAGTATTGCCGTATTGATGGTGGAACCGCTCACGAGGACCGAATTGCTGCTATCGACGAGTACAACAAGCCTGGATCAGAAAAATTCGTCTTTCTGCTGACAACGAGAGCTGGTGGTTTGGGCATCAACCTGACAACAGCCGACATAGTCATTCTCTACGATAGCGACTGGAACCCTCAGGCGGATCTGCAGGCCATGGATCGCGCGCACCGTATCGGACAGACGAAACAAGTCGTAGTGTACAGATTCGTCACTGACAATGCTATCGAAGAGAAGGTGCTCGAACGAGCAGCCCAAAAATTACGACTCGACCAGGTCGTCATTCAACAGGGTCGCGCTCAGGTTGCAGCCAAGGCCGCTGCAAACAAGGATGAGCTCTTGAATATGATCCAGCACGGTGCTGAGAAAGTATTCCAGTC
It encodes:
- a CDS encoding uncharacterized protein (EggNog:ENOG41) gives rise to the protein MDSSKTYSGLGKQAMQYESPEQLLDVFKAAALSVTKLYKTSAKAEARARADGYQDCLDDLLLFLDKQSIGLDDGEGWRIRRWATERLDGREAGHQSTESEDETDKGERNTSPEASRASAEPSASTSVPTQSRTHSPPAVVPAPPMNEEPTHFVIPTQEAFTFHSTYPNIATLDLSDPRPQDVSAFPPSFSSKFGSSSSRNGPRSSPHLGRGAGAKRKMDFDDFFGGCFDSKDPAGNGAKRNRHT
- the PAB2 gene encoding poly(A) binding protein Pab2 produces the protein MSDADKPEGIPQEEREPENEITASEEEEIQAMKRRVAEMEEEAKKLREMQAILEQQSADLADDKESVDARSIFVGNVDYSASPEEVQAHFQSCGSINRVTILLDKFTGQPKGYAYVEFTEPSLVAQALVLNESVFKGRNIKVTPKRTNIPGMSRGRGRGGFRGGRGFHGRGGFPPRGGYRGGYRGRGRGYAPY
- a CDS encoding uncharacterized protein (EggNog:ENOG41~TransMembrane:3 (i55-78o98-119i126-144o)); translated protein: MADRSSTPLLQSYHGDDSDEAPVWRRRSQESSFCRHLRRCRRTSQRFLESRTKHFAVMGIVALDVAALLANIFIQLIACEMDEKDEPWVEDVTESLEIAGLVFSSLFLLELVACLFAFGPRFLASWFHLFDSAVIVASFVIDIFSRGLTESIGSLIVVLRLWRLAKISEEVVLGATERMEILEQQLEDLEAENSRLRAQLGIESSNHSINE